Proteins encoded together in one Triticum dicoccoides isolate Atlit2015 ecotype Zavitan chromosome 7B, WEW_v2.0, whole genome shotgun sequence window:
- the LOC119340148 gene encoding protein RADIALIS-like 3 isoform X1, with amino-acid sequence MSSSWTFKQNEVFEKALSTYDKDTPDRWQNVARAVGDGKSVEDVMRHYERLVKDVDEIHTNGAGGSSNSTKGGSSRGGSSDGQRPWYLKTQ; translated from the exons ATGAGTTCATCGTGGACATTCAAGCAGAACGAGGTGTTCGAGAAGGCGCTGTCCACGTATGACAAGGACACGCCAGACAGATGGCAGAACGTGGCGCGGGCGGTTGGCGACGGCAAGTCGGTGGAGGATGTGATGAGGCACTATGAGCGGCTGGTAAAAGACGTGGACGAGATTCATACAAACGGTGCCGGCGGCAGCAGCAACAGCACCAAGGGCGGTTCCAGCCGCGGTGGCAGCAGCGATGGGCAGAG GCCATGGTACCTCAAGACCCAGTGA
- the LOC119340148 gene encoding protein RADIALIS-like 3 isoform X2, with product MSSSWTFKQNEVFEKALSTYDKDTPDRWQNVARAVGDGKSVEDVMRHYERLVKDVDEIHTNGAGGSSNSTKGGSSRGGSSDGQR from the exons ATGAGTTCATCGTGGACATTCAAGCAGAACGAGGTGTTCGAGAAGGCGCTGTCCACGTATGACAAGGACACGCCAGACAGATGGCAGAACGTGGCGCGGGCGGTTGGCGACGGCAAGTCGGTGGAGGATGTGATGAGGCACTATGAGCGGCTGGTAAAAGACGTGGACGAGATTCATACAAACGGTGCCGGCGGCAGCAGCAACAGCACCAAGGGCGGTTCCAGCCGCGGTGGCAGCAGCGATGGGCAGAGGTA G